The following coding sequences lie in one Lolium perenne isolate Kyuss_39 chromosome 2, Kyuss_2.0, whole genome shotgun sequence genomic window:
- the LOC127328666 gene encoding endogenous alpha-amylase/subtilisin inhibitor-like — MNFLLFLLQLLTISLPYIPRNVAELVYDTEGKELTSKHNYYILPAKRLSGGGLTTIQIGEQCLHFVLQEHNSTNLGTPLRLTPLSWKRSIEESIRMSSDIWIEFHDLDSFCATMLDWHLTNRSPKTLSGRRQLLAAGEEWGGRSFGVFRIEKYGADVMGYKLTACSKKEACKDLGVYASKDKTWLGVSDEPLMVVFMRKTSY; from the coding sequence ATGAATTTCCTCCTTTTCCTCCTCCAGCTTCTCACCATCTCTCTCCCTTACATTCCAAGAAATGTTGCCGAACTAGTCTATGACACGGAAGGTAAGGAGCTAACTAGCAAGCACAACTACTATATCCTCCCAGCCAAACGCCTGAGTGGCGGTGGCCTTACAACAATCCAGATTGGCGAACAATGTCTCCATTTCGTGCTCCAGGAGCACAACAGTACAAACCTCGGCACCCCCTTGCGGTTGACACCATTATCGTGGAAAAGATCAATTGAAGAGTCGATCAGGATGTCGAGCGACATCTGGATTGAGTTCCATGACCTTGATAGTTTCTGCGCAACAATGCTAGATTGGCACCTCACCAATCGTTCCCCGAAGACATTATCAGGAAGGCGTCAGCTATTGGCCGCTGGCGAGGAATGGGGCGGAAGGTCCTTCGGTGTGTTCCGAATCGAGAAATATGGAGCGGACGTGATGGGATACAAGCTAACGGCGTGCTCCAAGAAAGAGGCGTGCAAGGATCTGGGCGTGTATGCTTCCAAGGATAAGACCTGGTTGGGTGTGAGTGACGAGCCACTCATGGTTGTGTTTATGAGGAAGACATCGTATTAG